The Candidatus Reconcilbacillus cellulovorans genome contains a region encoding:
- a CDS encoding IMP dehydrogenase — protein sequence MSGWETKFAKEGLTFDDVLLIPRKSDVFGPKEIDVTTRLAETLKLNIPLLSAAMDTVTEAALAIAIAREGGLGIIHKNMSIAQQAGEVDRVKRSESGVITNPFSLTPEHHVYDAEELMSRYRISGVPIVDEDNRLVGIITNRDLRFVHDYSIKIKEVMTKDNLVTAPVGTTLQEAALILQKHKIEKLPLVDERFRLKGLITIKDIEKAIQFPNAAKDKQGRLLVGAAIGVSKDVMDRAAALVEAGVDVLVVDSAHGHHKNVLEVVRKVRRAYPDLPIIAGNVATAEGTRDLIEAGASVVKVGMGPGSICTTRVIAGIGVPQITAIYDCATEARKYGVPIIADGGIRYSGDIVKAIAAGADAVMIGSLFAGTEESPGESEIYQGRRYKVYRGMGSLGAMRDGSRDRYFQENQTKLVPEGIEGRVPYKGPLKEVIHQLIGGLIQGMGYCGTRNLRELKEDTQFIRISSAGLRESHPHDVQITKEAPNYYFW from the coding sequence GTGTCTGGATGGGAGACCAAATTCGCGAAGGAAGGTTTGACGTTCGACGACGTGCTGCTCATTCCCCGAAAATCGGACGTGTTCGGACCGAAGGAAATCGACGTCACCACCCGTTTGGCGGAGACGCTTAAGCTGAACATTCCGCTCTTAAGCGCGGCGATGGACACGGTGACGGAGGCGGCGCTGGCCATCGCGATCGCGCGCGAAGGCGGGCTTGGTATCATTCACAAAAACATGTCGATCGCCCAGCAGGCCGGAGAAGTCGACCGCGTCAAACGTTCCGAAAGCGGCGTCATCACCAATCCGTTTTCGCTGACGCCGGAACATCATGTGTACGACGCCGAAGAACTGATGAGCCGGTACCGCATTTCCGGCGTGCCGATCGTGGACGAAGACAACCGACTCGTCGGCATCATCACCAACCGCGATCTTCGTTTCGTGCACGACTACTCGATAAAGATCAAAGAAGTGATGACCAAGGACAATCTGGTGACGGCGCCGGTCGGGACGACACTGCAGGAAGCCGCCCTCATTCTCCAGAAGCACAAAATCGAGAAATTGCCGCTTGTCGACGAACGTTTTCGCCTGAAAGGCCTGATCACCATCAAGGACATCGAAAAAGCGATCCAATTTCCGAACGCGGCGAAGGACAAGCAGGGGCGTCTGCTCGTCGGGGCCGCGATCGGCGTGTCGAAAGACGTCATGGACCGGGCGGCGGCGCTCGTCGAGGCCGGCGTCGACGTGCTCGTCGTCGATTCCGCGCACGGGCATCACAAGAACGTGCTTGAGGTCGTGCGCAAGGTACGGCGGGCGTATCCCGACCTGCCGATCATCGCCGGCAATGTGGCGACGGCGGAAGGAACGAGAGATTTGATCGAAGCCGGTGCGTCCGTCGTCAAAGTCGGCATGGGCCCGGGCTCGATCTGCACGACACGGGTGATCGCCGGCATCGGCGTGCCGCAGATTACGGCGATCTACGACTGTGCGACCGAGGCCCGCAAATATGGCGTACCGATTATCGCCGACGGCGGGATCCGCTATTCCGGCGACATCGTCAAGGCGATCGCGGCCGGCGCGGACGCGGTGATGATCGGCAGCCTGTTTGCCGGAACGGAGGAAAGCCCCGGCGAATCAGAAATTTATCAGGGGCGCAGATACAAAGTGTATCGCGGCATGGGTTCGCTCGGCGCAATGCGAGATGGAAGCCGGGATCGATATTTCCAGGAAAACCAAACCAAACTCGTTCCCGAAGGCATCGAAGGGCGCGTGCCGTACAAGGGTCCGCTGAAAGAGGTCATTCATCAGCTGATCGGCGGTCTCATTCAAGGGATGGGATATTGCGGGACGCGCAACTTGCGCGAACTGAAAGAAGACACGCAGTTCATCCGCATTTCGAGCGCCGGGTTGCGCGAGAGCCATCCGCACGACGTCCAGATCACGAAAGAAGCGCCGAACTACTATTTCTGGTAA
- a CDS encoding D-alanyl-D-alanine carboxypeptidase, with protein sequence MQVKSAILIEAETGQVLYEKNADEPLPPASMAKMMTEYLVLDAIRSGNLKWEDTVVVSQTAAATGGSGSLIAAGETFTVRKLFEDMSIYSGNRSSVALAERIAGSEKAFVDRMNEMARKLGLSERARFVNATGLPGPMSTYPAEGETMLSARDVAALARRLVLDHPEVLDFTKIPQLKFRETDRQPMVNWNWMLEANASVPEMKPYAYVGLDGLKTGHTDEAGYCFTGTAVRDGMRLISVVMGANTRPASFSETRKLLDYGFATFEVRTLVEADVPLDAAGVIPVRKGKKTELRVAVAEPVRFVVRKDDRNPQPEIELKPKPERELVAPIRKGDAVGTATVRYGGAERTVTLVAAEDVEKAGWFRLFWRSVREFFADLFGVVAKAFKG encoded by the coding sequence TTGCAGGTGAAAAGCGCCATTTTGATCGAGGCGGAAACGGGACAAGTTTTGTATGAAAAAAACGCGGACGAACCGCTTCCGCCCGCGAGCATGGCGAAAATGATGACGGAATATCTCGTGTTGGACGCGATTCGAAGCGGGAACTTGAAATGGGAAGACACCGTCGTCGTCAGCCAGACCGCGGCGGCTACGGGCGGTTCGGGCTCGTTGATTGCGGCGGGTGAGACGTTTACGGTCCGCAAGCTGTTTGAGGATATGTCGATTTATTCCGGTAACCGAAGTTCGGTCGCTCTTGCGGAACGAATCGCCGGATCGGAAAAGGCATTCGTCGACCGCATGAACGAAATGGCCCGTAAGCTGGGACTCTCGGAACGGGCGAGATTCGTCAACGCGACGGGGTTGCCGGGGCCGATGAGCACTTATCCGGCGGAAGGGGAAACGATGCTGTCGGCGCGCGACGTGGCGGCGCTGGCGCGCAGGCTGGTGCTCGATCATCCCGAAGTGCTCGACTTTACCAAAATTCCGCAGTTGAAGTTTCGCGAAACCGACCGACAACCGATGGTGAACTGGAACTGGATGCTTGAAGCCAACGCTTCCGTGCCGGAGATGAAACCATATGCGTATGTTGGTCTTGACGGATTGAAAACCGGTCATACAGACGAGGCCGGATATTGTTTTACCGGGACGGCGGTCCGCGACGGCATGCGGCTGATCAGCGTAGTGATGGGGGCAAATACGAGACCGGCTTCGTTTTCGGAAACGCGCAAATTGCTCGATTACGGGTTTGCGACGTTCGAGGTGCGGACGCTGGTCGAGGCGGACGTGCCGCTTGATGCGGCGGGCGTAATACCGGTCCGAAAAGGGAAAAAAACCGAACTGCGCGTGGCGGTCGCCGAGCCCGTCCGGTTCGTAGTCCGAAAAGACGACCGCAATCCGCAGCCGGAGATCGAATTAAAGCCGAAGCCCGAACGAGAACTGGTCGCCCCGATCCGAAAAGGCGATGCGGTCGGGACGGCGACGGTGCGGTACGGCGGCGCAGAGCGCACGGTGACGCTCGTGGCGGCGGAGGATGTGGAAAAAGCAGGATGGTTCCGCTTGTTCTGGCGGTCGGTTCGCGAATTTTTCGCCGATCTGTTCGGCGTCGTTGCAAAAGCATTCAAGGGGTAG
- a CDS encoding methionine adenosyltransferase: MGERRLFTSESVTEGHPDKICDQISDAVLDAYLSGDPNARVACEVAVATGLVLIIGEITSSATVDVQSVARRTIREIGYTDASFGLDADTCAVVVSLNRQSPDIAQGVDRSLEAREGSSEEEIESLGAGDQGLMFGFACDETPELMPLPISLAHRLARRLAEVRKTGVLPYLRPDGKTQVTVEYEGDRPVRLDAVVVSAQHAPEIELERIRRDMIEHVVRPIVPEELLDDRTRYLINPTGRFVIGGPHGDAGLTGRKIIVDTYGGYARHGGGAFSGKDPTKVDRSAAYAARYVAKNVVAAGLAKKCEIQLAYAIGVARPVSIRVDTFGTGVVGDDRLAELIRRHFDLRPAGIIRELNLRRPIYRQTAVYGHFGRTDLDLPWERTDKAEQLRRDASL, encoded by the coding sequence ATGGGGGAACGACGCCTGTTTACGTCGGAGTCCGTCACGGAAGGACATCCCGATAAGATTTGCGATCAGATTTCCGACGCGGTGCTGGACGCGTATTTGAGCGGCGATCCGAACGCCCGCGTGGCCTGCGAAGTCGCCGTGGCGACGGGATTGGTGCTGATCATCGGCGAAATTACGAGTTCGGCGACGGTGGACGTGCAGTCGGTCGCCCGGAGAACGATCCGGGAAATCGGGTATACCGACGCTTCGTTCGGCCTCGATGCGGACACATGCGCCGTCGTCGTCTCGCTCAACCGTCAGTCGCCCGATATCGCGCAAGGCGTCGATCGGTCGCTGGAAGCCCGCGAAGGATCGAGCGAAGAGGAAATCGAATCGCTCGGCGCCGGCGACCAGGGGTTGATGTTCGGTTTTGCGTGCGACGAGACGCCCGAACTGATGCCGCTGCCGATTTCGCTTGCGCACCGGTTGGCGAGAAGGTTGGCGGAAGTGCGGAAAACAGGCGTGTTGCCGTATTTGCGCCCCGACGGGAAAACCCAGGTGACGGTCGAATACGAGGGCGACCGACCGGTAAGGCTGGACGCGGTCGTCGTGTCCGCCCAGCACGCGCCGGAGATCGAACTTGAGCGGATTCGCCGCGACATGATCGAGCATGTCGTTCGGCCGATCGTTCCGGAAGAGCTGCTCGACGACCGGACGCGATATTTGATCAATCCGACCGGCCGGTTCGTCATCGGAGGGCCGCACGGGGATGCCGGCCTGACGGGTCGGAAAATCATCGTCGATACGTACGGCGGCTATGCCCGTCACGGCGGCGGCGCTTTTTCCGGCAAAGACCCGACGAAAGTCGACCGGTCGGCGGCGTACGCCGCGCGGTACGTCGCGAAGAACGTGGTGGCCGCAGGTCTGGCGAAAAAATGCGAAATTCAGCTCGCTTACGCCATCGGCGTAGCGCGGCCGGTGTCGATCCGCGTCGACACATTCGGCACCGGCGTCGTCGGCGACGACCGGCTGGCCGAGCTGATTCGACGCCATTTCGACCTTCGGCCGGCCGGCATCATCCGCGAGCTGAATCTTCGCCGGCCGATTTACCGGCAGACGGCGGTTTACGGCCATTTCGGCCGGACGGATCTTGACCTGCCGTGGGAGCGGACCGACAAAGCCGAACAGCTGCGCCGCGACGCGTCGCTGTAA
- a CDS encoding DNA-binding response regulator — MMNPVRVLIADDHPLVREGLKHILSMEEGFEIVGECGDGRQAVELCERLHPDIVLMDVHMPEEDGVSAASRLMERCPDVRVVMLSFNDGEEYVIEAFKSGACGYLLKDMDAESLAHALRQVAQGHPFVHPRVTDTLLRQFRRAAAEVGSAGRSGAAKSASGGRKPESDLSGGASPAKNRLTRREMQILTLMAEGKSNREIGERLVISEKTVKNHVSSMMQKMGVHDRTQAVVMAVKNGWLTI; from the coding sequence ATGATGAATCCGGTCCGCGTTCTGATCGCCGACGACCATCCGCTCGTCCGCGAAGGGCTCAAACACATCCTTTCGATGGAGGAAGGTTTCGAGATCGTCGGCGAATGCGGAGACGGCCGGCAGGCCGTCGAGCTGTGCGAGCGCTTGCACCCCGATATCGTGTTGATGGACGTTCACATGCCGGAAGAAGACGGCGTAAGCGCGGCGTCGCGGCTGATGGAACGGTGCCCCGACGTTCGCGTCGTCATGCTGTCGTTCAACGACGGAGAGGAATACGTAATCGAAGCGTTCAAGTCCGGCGCCTGCGGCTATTTGCTGAAAGACATGGATGCGGAATCCCTCGCGCACGCCTTGCGGCAAGTGGCGCAAGGGCATCCGTTCGTGCATCCGCGGGTGACGGACACGTTGCTTAGGCAGTTTCGCCGGGCGGCTGCAGAAGTCGGCTCGGCGGGAAGGTCCGGCGCTGCCAAATCGGCAAGCGGCGGGAGGAAGCCGGAAAGCGATCTATCCGGCGGCGCGTCGCCTGCGAAAAACCGGCTGACGAGGCGGGAGATGCAGATTTTGACGTTAATGGCCGAAGGCAAATCGAACCGTGAAATCGGCGAACGGCTCGTCATCAGCGAGAAGACGGTCAAAAACCATGTCAGCAGCATGATGCAAAAGATGGGTGTTCACGACCGCACGCAGGCCGTTGTCATGGCCGTCAAAAACGGTTGGCTGACGATCTGA